Proteins co-encoded in one Halorussus salinus genomic window:
- a CDS encoding ribbon-helix-helix protein, CopG family, with translation MHQDHLDMESVTLELSEEELDEIDDIAFADHRDNREAAIRELLDRWLKEREEPESEESDAEKSNSEESDAGE, from the coding sequence ATGCATCAGGACCACCTCGACATGGAGTCGGTCACGCTCGAACTCTCCGAGGAGGAACTTGACGAAATCGACGACATCGCGTTCGCGGACCACCGGGACAACCGCGAGGCCGCGATACGGGAACTCCTCGACAGGTGGTTGAAAGAGCGAGAGGAACCGGAATCCGAGGAGTCGGACGCAGAGAAGTCGAACAGCGAGGAGTCCGACGCCGGGGAGTGA
- a CDS encoding RtcB family protein → MTTNDAGDADAGETYEAGEVTLHKVRDYVWEIPKDGDMRVPARVLASEELLDQIADDKTLEQLKNSTHLPGVRKYNVCMPDGHQGYGFPVGGVAGIDAEEGCISPGAVGYDINCGVRMMKTDLSYDEVQGREEELLDALFANIPSGLGGGGIVEGDMDAVEAILDRGMEWALEEGWAVEEDLAHCEDEGVRHDSDPAKVSQKAKDRGKNQIGSLGSGNHFLEVQRVTDTYLDDVADAYGLEEGQIVVLIHCGSRGLGHQVCTDYLRDIEKAHAGLLSQLPDKELAAAPAGTQLAEDYYDAMCACINFAWVNRQLIMHRTRQVFEKVFGSDWESLGMDLLYDVAHNIAKKETHAVEDGEERELFVHRKGATRAFPAGHEEVPGAYLDVGQPIIIPGSMGAGSYVLRGGDESMDLTFGSTAHGAGRTMSRTQAKKDYWGGDVQDELEQEHIYVKAQSGATVAEEAPGVYKDVDEVVRVSDALGIGDKVARTFPVCNIKG, encoded by the coding sequence ATGACTACGAACGACGCGGGAGACGCCGACGCGGGAGAAACCTACGAGGCGGGCGAGGTCACACTCCACAAGGTCCGCGACTACGTCTGGGAGATTCCGAAGGACGGCGACATGCGCGTCCCGGCGCGCGTGCTGGCCAGCGAGGAGCTACTGGACCAGATAGCCGACGACAAGACCCTCGAACAGCTGAAGAACTCGACGCACCTGCCCGGCGTCCGGAAGTACAACGTCTGCATGCCCGACGGCCATCAGGGCTACGGCTTCCCGGTCGGCGGCGTGGCCGGAATCGACGCCGAGGAGGGCTGTATCTCGCCCGGAGCTGTTGGTTACGACATCAACTGCGGCGTAAGAATGATGAAGACGGACCTCAGCTACGACGAGGTGCAGGGCCGCGAGGAGGAACTGCTCGACGCCCTGTTCGCCAATATTCCCTCGGGGCTCGGCGGCGGCGGCATCGTGGAGGGCGACATGGACGCCGTGGAGGCCATCCTCGACCGCGGGATGGAGTGGGCGCTCGAAGAGGGCTGGGCGGTCGAAGAAGACCTCGCGCACTGCGAGGACGAGGGCGTACGCCACGATAGCGACCCCGCGAAGGTCTCCCAGAAAGCCAAAGACAGAGGAAAGAACCAAATCGGGAGTCTCGGGTCGGGCAACCACTTCCTCGAAGTCCAGCGCGTGACCGACACGTATCTGGACGACGTGGCCGACGCTTACGGACTGGAGGAGGGCCAAATCGTCGTCCTCATCCACTGCGGGAGCCGCGGACTGGGCCATCAGGTCTGTACCGACTACCTGCGAGACATCGAGAAGGCTCACGCGGGACTCCTCTCGCAGTTGCCCGACAAGGAACTCGCGGCCGCGCCCGCAGGAACGCAACTCGCGGAGGACTACTACGACGCGATGTGCGCCTGCATCAACTTCGCGTGGGTGAACCGCCAGCTCATCATGCACCGCACGCGGCAGGTGTTCGAGAAGGTCTTCGGCTCCGACTGGGAGTCGCTGGGTATGGACCTGCTGTACGACGTGGCCCACAACATCGCCAAGAAAGAGACTCACGCCGTGGAAGATGGTGAAGAACGAGAGCTGTTCGTCCACCGGAAGGGCGCGACCCGAGCGTTCCCCGCAGGCCACGAGGAGGTCCCCGGCGCGTACCTCGACGTGGGCCAGCCCATCATCATCCCCGGTAGCATGGGCGCGGGGAGCTACGTCCTCCGGGGCGGCGACGAGTCGATGGACCTCACGTTCGGTTCGACGGCCCACGGCGCGGGCCGGACGATGAGCAGGACGCAGGCCAAGAAGGACTACTGGGGCGGCGACGTGCAGGACGAACTGGAGCAGGAACACATCTACGTCAAGGCTCAGAGCGGGGCCACCGTCGCCGAGGAGGCACCGGGCGTCTACAAGGACGTGGACGAGGTGGTTCGGGTGAGCGACGCGCTCGGTATCGGCGACAAGGTGGCGCGGACGTTCCCGGTCTGCAACATCAAGGGATAG